The proteins below are encoded in one region of Citrobacter enshiensis:
- a CDS encoding sigma-54-dependent Fis family transcriptional regulator: MTKFDEAIFAPPVGKLLDDVVSTLMHSLTRQNDKASILHAFVPLPPPFSPIQLIELHFPESSFYYRCFDDGTDEIVKEPYLRDVSDSSRHATLLGNTLMAELRFIRTDKGTFTRQDTSLFNWLVRIMTPALESMLTQSSQQESLQSVSKERDHHRVLVDITNSVLSHLNLEELIDDVAREINHFFGITFVSMVLRDTRRADKYCAWSTDFSQEEPPERLQFILQEQSIMLMQTLRDKHTCLLHLEDDPVLWEHDPLLLDLKNNNVGSAFFLPLTFGSHTPGVLLLAHPSRSLFSEENCELLQHIADRVAIAVDNADAWRSMTDLKESLKQENFQLSEQLFASQGAGNIIYQSQAMDDLLSQINIVAQSDSTVLICGETGTGKEVIARAIHQLSLRRDKPLVKINCAAIPASLLESELFGHDKGAFTGAINTHRGRFEIADGGTLFLDEIGDLPLELQPKLLRVLQEREIERLGGNKTIPVNVRMIAATNRDLWQMVEDRQFRSDLFYRLNVFPLEIPPLRERPEDIPLLAKHFTQKMAKRMNRNIDVIPTEALRQLMTWDWPGNVRELENVIERAVLLTRGNSLNLHLNTRQTRLLPPLGSDAPVSGPMSQMLNPATPENDEEERQRIIQVLRETNGIVAGPRGAATRLGMKRTTLLSRMQRLGITAREVL; this comes from the coding sequence ATGACAAAGTTTGACGAGGCAATTTTTGCCCCGCCTGTAGGTAAGTTGTTGGATGATGTAGTCAGTACACTTATGCACTCTCTGACTCGGCAGAATGATAAGGCCTCTATACTGCACGCCTTCGTTCCGCTCCCCCCGCCCTTCAGCCCAATACAACTCATTGAACTCCACTTCCCGGAAAGCAGCTTCTATTATCGCTGCTTCGACGACGGAACCGACGAGATTGTCAAAGAGCCTTACCTGCGCGACGTAAGCGACTCTTCGCGACATGCCACGCTGCTCGGCAATACGCTGATGGCGGAGTTGCGTTTCATTCGCACGGATAAAGGAACGTTTACCCGCCAGGACACCAGCTTATTCAACTGGTTAGTTCGCATTATGACGCCTGCGCTGGAGTCTATGCTGACCCAGTCCAGCCAGCAGGAATCCCTTCAGTCCGTTTCGAAAGAACGCGATCATCACCGTGTGCTGGTCGATATTACCAACTCGGTGCTCTCTCATTTAAATCTGGAAGAGCTGATCGACGATGTTGCCAGAGAGATTAACCACTTCTTCGGTATCACCTTCGTCAGCATGGTACTGCGGGATACGCGACGGGCAGACAAGTACTGCGCATGGAGCACCGATTTCTCTCAGGAAGAACCGCCGGAACGCCTGCAGTTTATCCTGCAGGAACAGAGCATCATGCTGATGCAAACGCTGCGCGACAAGCACACCTGTTTGCTGCATCTGGAAGACGATCCCGTGCTGTGGGAGCACGACCCGCTGCTGCTGGATCTGAAAAACAACAACGTCGGAAGCGCCTTCTTTCTGCCACTGACCTTTGGCAGTCATACGCCGGGTGTCTTACTTCTCGCGCACCCTTCGCGCTCGCTGTTCAGCGAAGAGAATTGCGAACTTCTCCAACATATTGCCGACCGCGTGGCTATCGCCGTAGATAATGCCGACGCCTGGCGCAGTATGACGGACCTGAAAGAGAGCCTGAAACAGGAAAATTTTCAGCTAAGTGAACAACTGTTCGCCAGCCAGGGCGCCGGTAATATTATCTATCAAAGCCAGGCAATGGATGACCTGCTTTCGCAGATCAACATTGTGGCGCAGAGCGACAGCACCGTGTTGATCTGCGGTGAAACGGGGACGGGGAAAGAGGTGATTGCCCGCGCGATCCATCAGTTAAGTCTGCGCCGGGATAAACCGCTGGTAAAGATTAACTGCGCCGCGATCCCCGCCAGCCTGCTGGAAAGCGAACTATTCGGACACGATAAGGGGGCCTTTACCGGCGCGATCAACACCCATCGCGGCCGCTTTGAAATTGCCGACGGCGGAACCTTATTTCTCGATGAAATAGGCGATCTTCCCCTCGAGTTACAGCCCAAATTGCTGCGTGTACTGCAGGAAAGGGAGATAGAACGTCTGGGCGGAAACAAAACAATACCGGTCAACGTGCGAATGATTGCCGCCACCAACCGCGATCTCTGGCAAATGGTCGAAGACCGGCAATTCCGTAGCGATCTGTTTTATCGGCTGAACGTTTTTCCCCTTGAGATCCCGCCGCTGCGCGAACGACCGGAAGATATTCCGCTTCTGGCAAAACACTTTACGCAAAAAATGGCGAAGCGGATGAACCGGAACATTGACGTGATCCCAACCGAAGCGTTACGTCAACTGATGACATGGGACTGGCCGGGGAACGTGCGCGAACTGGAAAACGTGATCGAGCGTGCGGTACTGCTCACCCGGGGCAATAGCCTGAATTTGCACCTGAATACCCGCCAGACCCGGCTACTGCCGCCGCTGGGAAGCGATGCCCCCGTTTCCGGGCCGATGTCGCAAATGCTGAACCCCGCCACGCCGGAAAATGATGAAGAGGAACGCCAGCGTATTATTCAGGTTCTACGGGAAACAAACGGCATTGTCGCCGGACCTCGTGGCGCCGCTACGCGACTGGGTATGAAACGCACAACCTTATTATCGCGTATGCAACGGCTGGGCATTACCGCGCGTGAGGTCTTATAA
- a CDS encoding formate hydrogenlyase maturation HycH family protein has protein sequence MANQRGEIVFWTLRQKFLDSTVAMPEKSRQVMYYSLAIGHHVGVIDCLNVALTCPLADYNQWIAQVEDEEARRKMSGVLRFDEIVIDASHVNMLSRAFSPLADDAAEPWRSLSIQLIHLLDDIVREPAIYLMARKIS, from the coding sequence ATGGCTAATCAGCGCGGCGAAATCGTCTTCTGGACGCTGCGACAGAAGTTTCTCGACAGTACGGTCGCCATGCCGGAAAAAAGTCGCCAGGTCATGTATTACTCACTGGCGATAGGCCATCACGTTGGCGTCATCGACTGCCTGAACGTGGCATTAACCTGCCCGCTGGCAGACTACAACCAATGGATAGCGCAAGTGGAAGATGAAGAAGCGCGCCGCAAAATGTCGGGCGTACTCCGCTTTGACGAAATTGTTATCGATGCCAGTCACGTTAACATGCTCAGCCGCGCCTTTTCCCCCCTCGCCGATGACGCCGCGGAACCGTGGCGTAGTCTGAGTATCCAATTGATTCATCTGCTGGATGATATTGTTCGTGAGCCGGCTATTTATCTGATGGCGCGGAAGATCTCGTGA
- a CDS encoding NADH-quinone oxidoreductase subunit B family protein codes for MTSLTATHRHHVSQPITLDDQAQQMKQRLLKDIRRSAYVYRVDCGGCNGCEIEIFSAITPVFDAERFGIKVVASPRHADILLFTGAVTRAMRMPALRAYHSAPDHKICVSYGACGVGGGIFHDLYCVWGGSDTIVPIDVWIPGCPPTPAATIHGFAVALGLLQQKIHGVDYVDAAAEPSQPLWPQIPPAQRIAVEREARRLAGYRQGREICDQLLRVLTQDPSGQQVASWLQEADDPRLTDIVHQLLLTLRGQHG; via the coding sequence ATGACTTCGTTGACGGCAACACATCGCCACCACGTCAGTCAGCCCATTACGCTGGACGACCAGGCGCAACAAATGAAGCAGCGCCTCCTGAAGGATATTCGCCGATCAGCGTATGTTTATCGCGTTGACTGTGGCGGGTGCAACGGCTGCGAAATCGAGATCTTCTCTGCGATCACCCCAGTGTTCGACGCTGAACGATTTGGTATTAAGGTGGTGGCGTCCCCCCGGCATGCCGATATTTTGTTATTTACCGGCGCCGTCACCCGGGCAATGCGCATGCCTGCGCTGCGCGCGTACCACTCCGCGCCGGACCATAAGATCTGTGTCTCCTATGGCGCCTGCGGCGTCGGTGGCGGGATTTTCCACGATCTTTACTGCGTGTGGGGAGGCAGTGACACGATTGTGCCTATCGACGTGTGGATACCGGGATGTCCACCCACGCCAGCCGCTACGATCCACGGTTTTGCCGTGGCGCTGGGATTGCTGCAGCAGAAAATTCATGGTGTGGATTATGTCGATGCCGCAGCCGAGCCGTCTCAACCGCTGTGGCCGCAGATCCCTCCCGCTCAGCGTATTGCCGTGGAGAGAGAGGCGCGCCGCCTGGCGGGTTATCGCCAGGGACGGGAGATCTGCGACCAGCTCTTACGGGTGCTGACTCAGGATCCTTCCGGTCAACAGGTGGCGAGCTGGTTACAAGAAGCGGACGATCCGCGCCTGACCGACATCGTACACCAGTTATTACTGACTCTCAGGGGGCAACATGGCTAA
- the hyfH gene encoding hydrogenase 4 subunit H, with translation MLKLLKTIMRAGEPTVKYPFAPLEVSPGFRGKPELDPRQCIACGACTSACPANALTMETSAQDNTRTWQLYLGRCIYCGRCEEVCPTRAIRLSENFELAVTCKADLFTRATFRLQHCTQCQRPFAPEKSIEMAIALLVQQQNAPQNLDLLRQQAGICPECKQRAALFHGGCENISFAIKEKQ, from the coding sequence ATGCTGAAATTACTCAAAACCATCATGCGGGCTGGAGAGCCCACGGTGAAATACCCTTTTGCGCCGCTGGAGGTCAGCCCTGGCTTTCGCGGCAAGCCGGAACTGGACCCACGTCAGTGCATCGCGTGCGGAGCCTGTACGTCGGCGTGCCCGGCCAACGCACTGACCATGGAAACCTCCGCGCAGGATAACACCCGCACCTGGCAGCTCTATTTGGGGCGCTGTATTTATTGCGGTCGTTGCGAAGAGGTGTGTCCAACCCGGGCGATACGGCTGTCTGAAAACTTCGAGCTGGCGGTCACGTGTAAAGCGGACCTGTTCACCCGCGCAACGTTCCGCCTGCAACACTGCACTCAGTGTCAGCGGCCGTTTGCGCCAGAAAAATCGATCGAAATGGCCATCGCGTTACTGGTGCAACAGCAAAATGCGCCGCAAAACCTGGACTTGCTGCGTCAGCAGGCAGGCATCTGCCCGGAGTGTAAGCAACGCGCCGCGCTGTTTCATGGCGGCTGCGAAAATATATCTTTTGCCATTAAGGAGAAGCAATGA
- a CDS encoding NADH-quinone oxidoreductase subunit C gives MNYSDSVNHQSNCGEACLAAVRNQFPGAVLDEERQTPTQVTITVKTNLLPDIVHYLYYQHEGWLPVLFGNDERSLNGHYAVYYALSIEGAEKCWIVVKALVDANSREFPSVTPRVPAAVWGEREIRDMYGLIPVGLPDQRRLVLPDDWPDDMHPLRKDAMDYRLRPGPTTDSETYPFINDGGDDARVIPIGPLHITSDEPGHFRLFVDGERIVDADYRLFYVHRGMEKLAETRMGYNEVTFLSDRVCGICGFAHSVAYATSVENALGIHVPQRAHTIRSILLEVERLHSHLLNLGLSCHFVGFDTGFMQFFRVREKSMTMAELLTGSRKTYGLNLIGGVRRDILKEQRLQTLKLVQEMRAEVSDLVEMLLATPNMEQRTQGVGILDRQIARDFSPVGPLIRGSGFARDLRFDHPYSDYANIPKTLFSFPGGDVFSRVMVRVKETFDSLAMIEYALDMMPNTPLLTEGFTYRPHAFALGFVEAPRGEDVHWSMLGDNQKLFRWRCRAATYANWPVLRYMLRGNTISDAPLIIGSLDPCYSCTDRVTLIDVRKRKSKTVPYKEIERYSIDRSRSPLK, from the coding sequence GTGAATTATTCAGACAGCGTTAATCACCAGTCAAACTGCGGCGAAGCCTGTCTGGCCGCAGTAAGAAATCAGTTTCCTGGCGCGGTGCTGGACGAAGAGCGACAAACACCGACGCAGGTGACGATTACGGTAAAAACGAATCTGCTGCCCGACATCGTGCATTATCTTTACTACCAGCATGAAGGCTGGCTGCCGGTGCTGTTTGGTAACGACGAACGAAGCCTGAACGGACACTATGCGGTTTACTATGCGCTCTCGATTGAAGGCGCGGAAAAATGCTGGATCGTGGTGAAGGCGTTGGTCGATGCCAACAGTCGTGAGTTCCCATCGGTCACGCCACGCGTCCCTGCGGCGGTCTGGGGCGAGCGGGAAATTCGCGATATGTATGGCCTTATTCCGGTCGGTTTGCCCGATCAGCGCCGACTGGTGCTGCCCGACGACTGGCCTGATGATATGCATCCGCTGCGTAAAGATGCCATGGATTATCGTCTGCGCCCAGGACCGACGACCGATAGCGAAACCTATCCGTTTATTAACGACGGTGGCGATGACGCGCGCGTGATCCCCATCGGTCCGCTGCATATTACCTCCGACGAACCCGGCCATTTCCGCCTTTTTGTTGATGGTGAGCGGATCGTCGACGCCGATTATCGCCTGTTTTACGTGCACCGCGGCATGGAAAAACTGGCGGAAACGCGGATGGGCTACAACGAAGTGACATTTTTGTCGGACAGGGTCTGCGGCATTTGTGGATTTGCCCACAGCGTGGCCTACGCCACGTCCGTCGAAAATGCGCTTGGGATCCACGTCCCGCAGCGTGCGCATACCATCCGTTCGATATTGCTGGAAGTCGAACGCCTGCACAGCCATCTGCTTAATCTGGGCCTTTCCTGCCACTTTGTCGGTTTCGATACCGGCTTTATGCAGTTTTTCCGCGTGCGCGAAAAATCGATGACGATGGCGGAACTGCTGACGGGTTCGCGTAAAACCTATGGCCTCAACCTGATCGGCGGCGTTCGCCGCGACATTCTCAAAGAGCAGCGTCTGCAAACGCTGAAGCTGGTTCAGGAGATGCGCGCAGAAGTTTCGGATCTCGTCGAAATGCTACTCGCGACCCCCAATATGGAACAACGCACCCAGGGTGTCGGTATTCTCGACCGACAAATTGCCCGCGACTTTAGTCCGGTAGGACCGTTGATTCGCGGCAGCGGTTTTGCCCGCGACCTGCGTTTTGACCACCCGTATTCTGACTACGCCAACATTCCGAAAACGCTGTTCAGCTTCCCTGGGGGCGATGTGTTCTCCCGCGTGATGGTACGCGTGAAAGAGACCTTCGACTCGCTGGCGATGATCGAATACGCCCTCGACATGATGCCGAATACGCCGCTGCTCACCGAAGGCTTCACCTATCGCCCCCATGCTTTTGCACTCGGCTTTGTAGAAGCACCACGCGGCGAAGACGTGCACTGGAGCATGCTCGGCGACAACCAGAAGCTGTTCCGCTGGCGCTGCCGTGCCGCGACCTATGCGAACTGGCCGGTCCTGCGCTACATGCTGCGTGGCAACACCATTTCTGATGCGCCGCTGATTATCGGCAGCCTCGATCCTTGCTATTCCTGCACTGACCGCGTGACGCTGATTGATGTGCGTAAACGCAAGTCGAAAACCGTGCCGTATAAAGAGATCGAGCGCTACAGCATTGACCGCAGCCGTTCACCGCTGAAGTAA
- the hyfF gene encoding hydrogenase 4 subunit F: MSHSVMFTLLLLTPLVISLLCFACRMTGGSARNAVTLIHTVGITLLLILTLWTVKEALSEGEIFAGHRWLHIDSLSGLFLAILGVIGFLTGLYSIGYMNHEVKHGEITEPTLCNYYGFFHLFLFTMLLVVTSNNLIVMWAAIEATTLSSAFLVGIYGQRSSLEAAWKYIIICTVGVAFGLFGTVLVYANAASIMSDPNLAIFWTDVLKQATLLDPTLMLLAFVFVLIGFGTKTGLFPMHAWLPDAHSEAPSPVSALLSAVLLNCALLVLIRYYIIICNAIGSDFPNTLLLIFGLLSVGVAAFFILVQQDMKRLLAYSSVENMGLVAVALGIGGPLGILAALLHTLNHSLAKTLLFCGSGNVLLKYGTRNIDVVCGMLKIMPFTAVLFAGGALALAGMPPFNIFLSEFMTVTAGLARDHIVLTIVLLLLLTVVLAGLVRMVARVLFARPPEAVSRGELGWLTTLPMVVLLVMMLVMGTHIPQPVSRILENASAIVLSGSSERPIQLNGWRDFVNPTTASVPESKSELFRQR; the protein is encoded by the coding sequence ATGAGTCATTCTGTCATGTTCACCTTACTGTTGCTGACGCCGCTGGTCATCTCATTGCTCTGTTTCGCCTGTCGCATGACAGGCGGGTCGGCACGCAACGCGGTCACCCTGATTCATACCGTGGGGATCACATTACTGCTGATTCTGACGCTATGGACGGTAAAAGAAGCGCTGAGCGAAGGCGAAATTTTCGCCGGGCATCGCTGGCTGCATATTGATAGCCTGAGTGGACTGTTTTTAGCCATTCTGGGCGTCATTGGTTTTCTCACGGGCCTCTATTCAATCGGTTATATGAATCATGAGGTGAAACACGGAGAAATTACCGAGCCCACGCTCTGCAACTATTACGGTTTCTTCCATTTATTTTTGTTCACGATGCTGCTGGTGGTGACCAGCAATAACCTGATCGTGATGTGGGCGGCGATTGAAGCCACCACCCTCAGTTCCGCGTTTTTGGTGGGTATCTACGGCCAGCGCTCTTCACTGGAAGCCGCCTGGAAGTACATCATCATCTGTACCGTTGGTGTCGCTTTCGGTCTGTTTGGCACCGTACTGGTTTATGCCAACGCCGCGAGCATCATGTCCGATCCTAATCTGGCGATTTTCTGGACCGACGTGTTGAAGCAGGCGACGCTGCTTGATCCGACGCTGATGCTGCTGGCGTTTGTGTTTGTCCTGATTGGCTTCGGTACCAAAACCGGTCTGTTCCCGATGCACGCCTGGCTGCCGGATGCGCATAGTGAGGCACCCAGCCCGGTGAGCGCCCTGCTTTCTGCGGTATTGCTTAACTGTGCGCTGCTGGTGTTGATCCGTTATTACATCATTATCTGCAACGCCATCGGCAGCGATTTCCCCAATACGCTGCTGTTGATCTTCGGTCTGTTGTCCGTCGGAGTTGCCGCCTTCTTTATTCTCGTGCAGCAGGACATGAAACGTCTGCTGGCCTATTCCAGCGTGGAAAACATGGGGCTGGTCGCCGTCGCGCTGGGTATCGGCGGGCCGCTGGGTATTCTGGCGGCGTTGCTGCATACGTTAAACCACAGTCTGGCGAAAACCCTGCTGTTCTGCGGTTCCGGCAACGTACTGCTGAAATACGGCACGCGAAATATTGATGTGGTCTGCGGCATGCTAAAAATCATGCCGTTTACCGCCGTCCTGTTTGCGGGTGGTGCATTGGCGCTCGCAGGGATGCCTCCGTTCAATATCTTCCTCAGTGAATTTATGACCGTCACGGCGGGTCTTGCCCGCGATCATATCGTGCTCACCATTGTGCTCTTGCTGCTGCTGACGGTGGTGCTGGCGGGTCTGGTCCGCATGGTCGCCCGGGTTCTGTTTGCTCGCCCGCCAGAGGCGGTGAGTCGCGGCGAACTGGGCTGGCTGACGACGCTACCCATGGTGGTTCTGCTGGTCATGATGCTGGTCATGGGCACCCACATACCGCAACCGGTAAGCCGAATTCTGGAAAATGCCTCCGCGATCGTGCTTTCAGGCTCCTCTGAACGCCCGATTCAGCTCAACGGCTGGCGTGATTTTGTTAACCCCACTACTGCATCGGTACCGGAGAGTAAAAGTGAATTATTCAGACAGCGTTAA
- the hyfE gene encoding hydrogenase 4 membrane subunit, whose product MTGTTLVNNLAGLMMLTSLLVICVKGYRLSCIFYAVQSLVLVSIFVTLSRVFAAEQLMMWSVSAFVTKVVMVPLIMSFAVRKIAPVSTEKTLFGPATMALLAALIVLLCAFVVQPVKLPMAADLKPALAVALGHFLLGLLCIISQRNILRQIFGYCLMENGSHLVLALIAWRAPELVEIGIATDAIFAVIVMVLLARKIWRTHGTLDVNNLTALKG is encoded by the coding sequence ATGACGGGAACAACGCTCGTAAATAATCTGGCGGGACTGATGATGCTGACGTCACTTCTGGTGATCTGCGTCAAAGGCTATCGCCTTTCATGTATTTTTTATGCCGTCCAGTCGCTGGTTCTGGTGTCCATTTTCGTGACGCTCTCGCGGGTGTTTGCGGCAGAACAATTGATGATGTGGTCGGTCAGCGCCTTCGTCACCAAAGTGGTGATGGTGCCGCTGATTATGAGTTTTGCCGTACGCAAAATCGCCCCGGTCAGCACCGAGAAGACCTTGTTCGGCCCGGCAACCATGGCGTTGCTGGCCGCGCTTATTGTGCTGCTCTGCGCTTTCGTCGTACAGCCGGTGAAATTACCGATGGCGGCGGACCTGAAGCCTGCACTGGCGGTGGCGCTGGGGCATTTCCTCCTCGGACTGCTGTGCATTATCAGCCAACGCAATATTTTGCGGCAGATTTTCGGTTACTGCCTGATGGAGAACGGCTCCCATCTGGTGCTGGCGCTGATCGCCTGGCGTGCGCCGGAGCTGGTCGAAATAGGTATTGCGACCGATGCCATTTTCGCCGTTATCGTGATGGTGCTGCTGGCCAGAAAGATTTGGCGGACCCATGGCACGCTGGACGTGAACAACCTGACTGCGTTGAAGGGATAA
- a CDS encoding hydrogenase 4 subunit D, translating to MESLALTTLLLPFIGALVVSLAPQRQAATLGTLFAGLATLSMLALEVMFYQAGKVTVVLPLASVNDIALFGLVIDRVSTLILFVVVFLGLLVSLFSTGYLTEKNREHPHNGSNRYYAFLLIFIGAMSGLVLSSTILGQLLFFEITGGCSWALISYYQTAKSQRSALKALLITHIASLGLYLAAATLFLQTGTFALSALSEVQGDARYLVYGGILFAAWGKSAQLPLQAWLPDAMEAPTPVSAYLHAASMVKVGVYIFARAILDGGQIPPAIGWTGVVMALVTLIYGFMMYLPQHDMKRLLAWSTITQLAYIFLALSLATFGSHLAFEGGIAYIVNHAFAKSLFFLVAGSLSYSCGTRLLPRLRGILRTLPLVGIGFCVAALAITGVPPFNGFFSKYPLFAAGFMLSSQYWLLIPVMVLVLIESVASFGWFIYWFGRVVPGKPSDDVAQAVPLPLSMRLVLMVLIVMSLVSSVIAATWLQ from the coding sequence ATGGAATCTCTTGCTCTAACGACGCTGCTGCTACCGTTTATCGGCGCGCTGGTCGTTTCGCTTGCCCCACAGCGCCAGGCCGCCACATTGGGGACGCTCTTTGCCGGACTGGCGACGCTCAGTATGCTGGCGCTGGAGGTCATGTTTTACCAGGCCGGGAAAGTGACCGTTGTTCTGCCGCTGGCAAGCGTCAATGACATCGCGCTGTTTGGGTTGGTTATCGATCGCGTCAGTACGTTAATCCTGTTTGTGGTTGTTTTTCTCGGCCTGCTGGTTTCACTTTTTTCCACCGGCTATTTGACCGAAAAAAACCGCGAACACCCGCATAACGGCAGCAACCGCTATTACGCCTTTCTGCTGATTTTTATCGGTGCAATGTCCGGGCTGGTGCTCTCTTCCACCATTCTGGGGCAACTGCTGTTTTTTGAAATCACCGGCGGCTGTTCCTGGGCGCTGATCAGCTACTACCAGACAGCAAAATCGCAGCGTTCTGCATTAAAGGCGCTGTTGATTACGCACATCGCCTCACTGGGGTTGTACCTCGCCGCCGCAACGCTGTTTTTACAGACCGGCACCTTTGCGCTCAGCGCGCTGAGTGAAGTGCAAGGTGACGCCCGCTATCTGGTCTACGGCGGCATTCTGTTCGCCGCATGGGGAAAATCGGCACAGTTGCCGCTCCAGGCCTGGTTGCCGGATGCGATGGAAGCCCCAACGCCGGTCAGTGCGTATCTGCATGCGGCCTCGATGGTCAAAGTGGGGGTCTACATTTTTGCCCGCGCGATCCTCGACGGCGGTCAGATCCCGCCTGCCATTGGCTGGACGGGCGTGGTGATGGCGCTGGTGACGCTGATCTACGGTTTCATGATGTATCTGCCGCAACACGATATGAAGCGCCTGCTGGCCTGGTCGACCATTACCCAACTGGCCTATATCTTTCTCGCGCTGTCGCTTGCCACCTTCGGTTCTCATCTCGCTTTCGAGGGCGGTATTGCTTACATCGTCAACCACGCGTTTGCCAAAAGCTTGTTCTTCCTGGTCGCGGGTTCTCTGAGCTATAGCTGCGGAACACGTCTGCTGCCGCGCCTGCGCGGCATATTGCGCACCTTGCCGCTGGTGGGAATTGGTTTCTGCGTGGCGGCGCTGGCCATCACCGGCGTCCCGCCATTCAACGGTTTCTTCAGCAAGTACCCGCTTTTCGCCGCCGGTTTCATGCTCTCCAGTCAGTACTGGTTGCTGATACCCGTCATGGTTCTGGTGCTGATTGAATCGGTCGCCAGCTTCGGTTGGTTTATTTATTGGTTTGGTCGCGTCGTGCCGGGCAAACCGAGTGACGACGTTGCGCAGGCAGTGCCGCTGCCGCTCTCAATGCGTCTGGTGTTGATGGTACTGATTGTGATGTCGCTTGTGTCCAGCGTCATCGCCGCAACCTGGCTTCAGTAA
- a CDS encoding respiratory chain complex I subunit 1 family protein, which yields MTPTLFDGYLAGFALLQAVILLALTPLFTGISRQIRARMHSRTGPGIWQDYRDINKLLKRQEVAPSSSGLMFRVMPWVLLSSMLVVAMALPLFIRTSPLAGGGDLITLIYLFALFRFFFALSGLDTGSPFSGIGASREMTMGILVEPILILSLLVIALMAGSTHIAVISNVLAAGWASPVATLLALLACGFACFIEMGKIPFDVAEAEQELQEGPLTEYSGAGLALVKWGLGLKQVVMAALFISLFLPFGNATTLTFSSLLISLVVTLGKVLLLFVLASFVENTLARGRFLLTHHVTWLGFSLAALSYVFWLTGL from the coding sequence ATGACACCCACACTCTTCGACGGATATCTGGCGGGTTTTGCGTTGTTGCAGGCCGTCATTTTATTGGCACTGACGCCGTTGTTCACCGGGATCTCCCGGCAGATCCGCGCCCGTATGCACTCACGTACGGGACCGGGGATCTGGCAGGACTACCGCGACATCAACAAACTGTTAAAGCGTCAGGAAGTCGCGCCCTCTTCATCGGGTCTGATGTTTCGCGTGATGCCATGGGTATTGCTGAGCAGCATGTTGGTGGTGGCAATGGCGTTGCCACTCTTCATCCGTACGTCGCCCCTCGCGGGCGGCGGCGATTTGATCACTCTTATCTATCTCTTTGCCTTATTCCGCTTCTTTTTTGCCCTTTCCGGGTTGGATACCGGAAGTCCGTTCTCAGGGATCGGGGCCAGCCGGGAAATGACGATGGGTATTCTGGTGGAACCCATTCTGATCCTCTCTCTGCTCGTCATCGCATTAATGGCCGGCTCTACGCATATCGCCGTCATTAGCAACGTACTGGCAGCAGGTTGGGCATCACCGGTCGCCACATTGCTGGCATTGCTCGCCTGCGGTTTCGCCTGCTTCATTGAAATGGGAAAAATTCCTTTTGATGTTGCAGAAGCCGAGCAGGAACTTCAGGAAGGGCCGTTGACGGAGTATTCCGGTGCCGGACTGGCGCTGGTGAAGTGGGGGCTTGGGCTGAAACAGGTGGTGATGGCCGCGTTGTTCATCTCGCTGTTCCTGCCGTTTGGTAACGCAACAACCCTGACTTTCAGCAGCTTACTGATCTCACTGGTCGTGACACTGGGCAAAGTTCTGCTGCTCTTCGTGCTGGCATCTTTCGTCGAAAATACTTTGGCGCGCGGCAGATTCCTGCTGACGCACCACGTTACCTGGCTCGGTTTTAGTCTCGCCGCGCTGTCGTATGTTTTCTGGTTAACCGGTCTGTAA